A genomic window from Streptomyces mirabilis includes:
- a CDS encoding DUF397 domain-containing protein, producing MSTPELHWFKSGHSSSAGDDCVETAAAPVSIDVRDSKAPEAPHLTVAPATWRRFVAHVSVR from the coding sequence ATGAGCACTCCGGAACTCCACTGGTTCAAGAGCGGCCACAGCAGCAGTGCGGGCGACGACTGCGTCGAGACGGCCGCTGCCCCCGTCTCCATTGACGTCCGCGACTCCAAAGCCCCCGAGGCACCCCACCTCACCGTCGCCCCCGCCACCTGGAGGCGGTTCGTGGCGCACGTGTCCGTCCGCTGA
- the sepX gene encoding divisome protein SepX/GlpR, whose product MSSSGLIYAVIVGAWAAYLVPMWLRRQDELNEARPTERFSTAIRLLSGRAGMERRYAKDLRARSAEEGEPSAEPGAVTDSVDVRAFAMPPVRQQTKAQLPPPAQPEPQQAPQAAARQGAPQGSPAAGRAVPQQSAQPEPNSGSGPGSGAGSDSGSGSANSRPSRVPAARRASAAEAAARARRSKVLARRRRTTVMLFLAFTLGAIVAAVGGLAFLWAPGVPAVMLSSYIVYLRAQERRRFTYTMDRRRAEAAAQRLRERQPRRRPTLDPGADEPDDSPEPETDPGLSALAADRRALVEQTDHAEWVDQQRERQRGPGRGDSWDPVPVPLPTYVTAPVAPRATSSVDLGAPDAWSSARSSAAEPSEPEAEPAAEEGHEAAETAEVADDGRSDARRAASARRARERGRTPLFDQYEDGERPRAANE is encoded by the coding sequence GTGAGCAGCAGCGGCCTCATCTACGCAGTCATCGTCGGGGCCTGGGCCGCCTACTTGGTGCCGATGTGGCTCCGTAGGCAGGACGAGCTGAACGAAGCCCGTCCGACGGAACGCTTCAGCACCGCCATCCGGCTGCTGTCCGGACGGGCGGGAATGGAGCGCCGGTACGCCAAGGACCTGCGGGCGCGCTCCGCCGAAGAGGGGGAGCCCAGCGCCGAGCCGGGCGCCGTCACCGATTCGGTGGACGTCCGGGCCTTCGCCATGCCTCCGGTCCGGCAGCAGACCAAGGCCCAACTCCCGCCGCCCGCCCAGCCCGAACCGCAGCAGGCGCCCCAGGCCGCCGCCCGGCAGGGTGCCCCACAGGGTTCCCCGGCCGCCGGCCGGGCGGTGCCGCAGCAGTCGGCCCAACCCGAGCCGAACTCGGGATCGGGCCCGGGATCTGGCGCGGGATCGGATTCAGGATCGGGTTCGGCCAACTCCCGGCCCTCCAGGGTTCCGGCCGCTCGGCGGGCCTCCGCGGCGGAGGCCGCAGCGCGCGCGCGGCGCTCGAAGGTGCTCGCGCGCCGACGGCGTACGACCGTGATGCTCTTCCTCGCCTTCACGCTCGGCGCGATCGTGGCGGCCGTCGGGGGACTCGCGTTCCTGTGGGCGCCCGGCGTGCCCGCCGTGATGCTGAGCTCGTACATCGTGTACCTGCGCGCCCAGGAGCGACGCCGCTTCACGTACACCATGGACCGCCGCCGGGCCGAGGCCGCGGCGCAGCGGCTCAGGGAGCGGCAGCCGCGCCGGCGGCCCACCCTCGACCCCGGTGCCGACGAGCCCGACGACAGCCCCGAGCCGGAGACCGACCCCGGTCTGTCCGCGCTCGCGGCCGACCGCCGCGCCCTCGTCGAGCAGACCGACCACGCCGAGTGGGTCGACCAGCAGCGTGAGCGTCAGCGGGGCCCCGGCCGGGGTGACAGCTGGGATCCGGTGCCGGTTCCGCTGCCTACGTACGTGACCGCGCCGGTCGCGCCCCGGGCCACCTCCAGTGTCGATCTGGGGGCGCCGGACGCGTGGAGTTCGGCGCGCTCCAGCGCCGCCGAGCCGAGCGAGCCGGAGGCGGAGCCCGCCGCCGAGGAGGGCCACGAAGCCGCCGAGACGGCCGAGGTCGCCGACGACGGTCGCAGTGACGCCCGGCGCGCCGCGTCCGCCCGGCGGGCCCGTGAGCGCGGTCGCACTCCGCTGTTTGACCAGTACGAGGACGGCGAACGGCCGCGCGCCGCCAACGAATGA
- a CDS encoding helix-turn-helix domain-containing protein, with amino-acid sequence MLHESVFKTADLPVGDRFEAWTQRMGRTHAPMQLASDRAADYRAHQRMIGLGEVTVWPATFDHLVFRRTPKLIRQSDPEVYHLSLLLRGEGAAAWGRQQAAYRVNDIHTNCSSRSYEIHTGAEPVSLVGVEIPRSLVALPANRADLVIGSRISGREGVGALLGQFLVQLTSDTGSYQPSDGPRLGTVLADLVTAVFAGALDAEALLPPETRGRTLTLRIKAFIRRNLGDQELTPARIAAAHHISRSHLYRLFQAEGLTVASYVRDQRLENARRDLADPALRAMPVHAVAARWGFPRAAEFTRAFRAAHGVPPSELRRQAVAEERAVRPEGRGPCAK; translated from the coding sequence GTGTTGCACGAGTCGGTCTTCAAAACCGCGGACCTGCCGGTCGGTGACCGGTTCGAGGCGTGGACGCAGCGCATGGGCCGTACGCACGCGCCCATGCAGCTGGCCAGCGACCGTGCGGCGGACTACCGCGCGCACCAGCGCATGATCGGGCTGGGGGAGGTCACGGTCTGGCCGGCGACCTTCGACCATCTGGTCTTCCGTCGGACGCCGAAGCTGATCCGCCAGTCCGATCCCGAGGTGTACCACCTCTCCCTCCTGCTGCGGGGAGAGGGAGCGGCGGCCTGGGGCAGACAGCAGGCCGCGTACCGGGTCAACGACATCCACACGAACTGTTCCTCGCGGTCGTACGAGATACACACCGGCGCCGAGCCCGTCAGCCTCGTGGGAGTCGAGATCCCGCGGTCGCTGGTGGCGCTGCCCGCGAACCGGGCCGACCTGGTGATCGGCAGCCGGATCTCGGGCCGGGAGGGAGTCGGCGCGCTCCTGGGGCAGTTCCTCGTCCAGCTGACCTCGGACACCGGTTCCTACCAGCCGTCGGACGGACCCCGACTGGGAACGGTCCTCGCCGACCTGGTCACGGCCGTCTTCGCGGGCGCCCTGGACGCCGAGGCCCTGCTGCCACCGGAGACCCGCGGCCGGACGCTGACCCTGCGCATCAAGGCGTTCATCCGCCGGAATCTGGGCGACCAGGAGCTGACCCCCGCCCGGATCGCCGCCGCGCACCACATCTCGCGCAGCCATCTGTACCGCCTCTTCCAGGCCGAGGGCCTCACCGTGGCCTCCTACGTCCGAGACCAGCGGCTGGAGAACGCCCGCCGCGACCTCGCCGACCCGGCGCTGCGCGCGATGCCGGTCCATGCCGTCGCCGCCCGCTGGGGTTTCCCCCGCGCCGCCGAGTTCACCCGGGCCTTCCGCGCCGCCCATGGCGTCCCGCCGAGTGAACTCCGGAGGCAGGCGGTGGCGGAGGAGCGTGCGGTACGTCCGGAAGGCCGTGGACCCTGCGCCAAGTAG
- a CDS encoding SDR family oxidoreductase — protein sequence MSKVSLEGQVAVVTGAARGVGELLARKLSARGAKVALVGLEPDALKQVSDRLHGESGFWHADVTDHEAMAQVAAEVKERFGKVDIVVANAGVANGGPFVESDPVAWRRVIEVNLIGSAVTARAFLPVLMESRGYLLQIASLAAITPAPMMTAYCASKSGVEAYAHSLRAEVGHKGVRVGVGYLSWTDTDMVRGADQDEVMRELRQRLPWPSNKTYPLGPAVDRIVAGIERRSSHVYAQWWLRGMQGVRGYLPGIIGAVGQREMRRFEPRLKGVSTGLVGAGGAADEQRQQGISP from the coding sequence ATGAGCAAGGTGAGCCTGGAAGGGCAGGTCGCGGTCGTCACGGGGGCCGCGCGGGGCGTCGGCGAACTCCTCGCCCGCAAGCTCTCCGCGCGCGGTGCCAAGGTCGCGCTGGTCGGCCTGGAGCCGGACGCGCTCAAGCAGGTCTCGGACCGCCTGCACGGCGAAAGCGGCTTCTGGCACGCCGATGTCACCGACCACGAGGCGATGGCCCAGGTCGCGGCCGAGGTGAAGGAACGGTTCGGGAAGGTCGACATCGTCGTCGCCAACGCCGGTGTGGCGAACGGCGGTCCCTTCGTCGAGTCCGATCCCGTCGCCTGGCGGCGGGTCATCGAGGTCAACCTGATCGGATCGGCGGTCACCGCGCGGGCGTTCCTGCCCGTGCTCATGGAGAGCCGGGGGTATCTGCTGCAGATCGCCTCGCTCGCGGCCATCACCCCGGCGCCGATGATGACGGCGTACTGCGCGTCCAAGTCGGGCGTGGAGGCGTACGCGCACAGCCTGCGTGCCGAGGTCGGCCACAAGGGCGTACGGGTCGGGGTCGGTTACCTGTCCTGGACCGACACCGACATGGTGCGCGGGGCCGATCAGGACGAGGTGATGCGGGAGTTGAGGCAGCGGCTGCCGTGGCCGTCCAACAAGACGTATCCGCTGGGGCCGGCCGTCGACCGCATCGTCGCGGGGATCGAGCGGCGGTCCAGTCATGTGTACGCACAGTGGTGGCTGCGCGGGATGCAGGGCGTCCGGGGCTACCTCCCCGGGATCATCGGGGCGGTCGGACAGCGGGAGATGCGGCGGTTCGAGCCGCGGCTCAAGGGTGTGAGTACGGGGCTCGTGGGGGCCGGCGGGGCCGCCGACGAGCAGCGCCAGCAGGGGATATCACCGTGA
- a CDS encoding NAD(P)/FAD-dependent oxidoreductase produces MTEHEHVRVAVIGSGFGGLGAAVRLRREGITDFVVLERAGSVGGTWRDNSYPGCACDVPSHLYSFSFAPHPDWPRTFSGQEHIRAYLEHVTDVFGLRPHLRFDSEVKMMTWDQEKLRWGIETSRGFLTADVVVSATGPLSDPKIPDIPGIDSFPGKVFHSARWDHDYDLRGKRVAMIGTGASAIQIVPAIQPDVSRLTLFQRTPPWVMPRVDRAITGAERWLHQQLPFTTQARRGLLWGIRELQVQAFTKRPDELGLVERLARRNMARAVQDPALRAKLTPDYRIGCKRILLSNTYYPALTRANVDVVASGLAKIDGSTLVAADGSTAEVDAIIFGTGFHVTDMPIADRVVGTEGRTLAEVWRGGMKSLRGATAAGFPNWMTIIGPNTGLGNSSMILMIESQLNYMADYVRQLDVLGGRAALDARPAAVEGWNDKVQKRMLRTVWNTGGCTSWYLDANGRNTTIWPGTTTEFRSATRRVDLGEYEVLRAPKSSATEPSATEPSATEPSTAEPSTPESRTKNSGTKGTKKVEAGA; encoded by the coding sequence ATGACCGAGCACGAGCATGTGCGCGTCGCGGTGATCGGGTCCGGGTTCGGCGGTCTGGGGGCCGCGGTGCGGCTGCGCCGCGAAGGGATCACCGACTTCGTCGTCCTGGAACGGGCCGGAAGCGTCGGGGGTACGTGGCGGGACAACAGTTACCCGGGGTGCGCCTGTGACGTGCCCTCGCACCTGTACTCGTTCTCGTTCGCGCCCCACCCCGACTGGCCGCGCACCTTCTCGGGGCAGGAGCACATCCGGGCCTACCTGGAGCACGTCACCGACGTCTTCGGGCTGCGCCCGCATCTGCGCTTCGACTCCGAGGTGAAGATGATGACGTGGGACCAGGAGAAGCTCCGGTGGGGGATCGAGACCAGCCGTGGCTTCCTCACCGCCGACGTCGTCGTGTCCGCGACCGGACCGCTCTCCGATCCCAAGATCCCCGACATACCGGGGATCGACTCCTTCCCCGGCAAGGTCTTCCACTCGGCCCGCTGGGACCACGACTACGACCTGCGCGGCAAGCGCGTCGCCATGATCGGCACGGGCGCCTCCGCCATCCAGATCGTGCCCGCCATTCAGCCCGACGTGTCCCGGCTGACCCTCTTCCAGCGCACGCCGCCGTGGGTGATGCCCCGCGTCGACCGGGCCATCACCGGCGCCGAACGGTGGCTGCACCAGCAGCTGCCTTTCACCACACAGGCCCGGCGCGGACTGCTGTGGGGGATCAGGGAGCTGCAGGTCCAGGCGTTCACGAAGCGTCCCGACGAACTCGGCCTCGTCGAGCGGCTGGCCAGGCGGAACATGGCACGGGCCGTCCAGGATCCGGCGCTGCGGGCCAAGTTGACCCCCGACTACCGGATCGGGTGCAAGCGGATCCTGCTCTCCAACACCTACTATCCGGCGCTCACCCGGGCCAACGTCGACGTCGTGGCCTCCGGGCTCGCCAAGATCGACGGCTCCACGCTCGTCGCCGCCGACGGCAGCACGGCCGAGGTCGACGCGATCATCTTCGGTACGGGCTTCCACGTCACCGACATGCCGATCGCGGACCGGGTCGTCGGCACGGAGGGCAGGACGCTCGCGGAGGTGTGGCGCGGCGGCATGAAGTCGCTGCGCGGGGCCACCGCGGCGGGGTTCCCCAACTGGATGACGATCATCGGTCCGAACACCGGGCTCGGGAACTCCAGCATGATCCTGATGATCGAGTCCCAGCTGAACTACATGGCCGACTATGTGCGGCAGTTGGACGTCCTGGGCGGACGCGCGGCTCTCGACGCCCGCCCCGCCGCCGTGGAGGGCTGGAACGACAAGGTCCAGAAGCGGATGCTGCGCACGGTGTGGAACACCGGCGGCTGCACCAGCTGGTACCTCGACGCGAACGGCCGCAACACCACCATCTGGCCCGGCACGACGACCGAGTTCCGTAGCGCCACCCGGCGGGTGGACCTGGGAGAGTACGAGGTGCTGCGCGCCCCCAAGTCGAGCGCAACCGAACCGAGTGCAACCGAACCGAGTGCAACCGAACCGAGCACAGCCGAGCCGAGCACGCCCGAGTCGCGCACCAAGAACTCCGGCACAAAGGGCACCAAGAAGGTGGAGGCGGGAGCGTGA
- a CDS encoding IS4 family transposase produces MSRLERLGLGILTRSCPAELVDRVVAEAGCAEKRRRVLSARFTVYFVLALCLFPQADYLEVLRLVKAGEPTLRPWAGVNKSSLTRARQRLGWPVMRELFRAVARPLGHRTELFHGLRVLALDGMLLAVPDSPGNRETFGKSGSQRSPMGYPQARVVAVSECSSHAVLDAVIGGWKDSERIVSDELEAHIGAGTLVLADRGLWGLARWHRFRDRGAHLLWRIERRAARRVQDVLPDGSYLARIQANKHAKAAGTVKAPPALVRVIEYRVDGQADVIRLVTSLTDHEEYPAAELATLYARRWEIEIVFDEIKTHQRGRPVLRSQTPDGVRQEIYAHLIVHHATRDLLNEVARIAQTSADRTSFTRALHVVRRSVIAPCGFSPLSPKSRPSARPCRDPLVSPATTTLTRLPPQTEVVDHPVQQQGPRRTC; encoded by the coding sequence GTGTCGCGTCTGGAGCGGCTGGGGTTGGGCATCCTGACTCGGTCGTGTCCTGCTGAGCTGGTGGACCGGGTCGTTGCCGAGGCTGGGTGTGCGGAGAAACGCCGACGTGTGCTGTCGGCCCGGTTCACGGTGTACTTCGTGCTCGCACTGTGCCTGTTTCCGCAGGCCGACTACCTGGAGGTCCTGCGGCTGGTGAAGGCCGGCGAACCGACGCTTCGGCCTTGGGCGGGGGTGAACAAGTCATCTCTGACGCGTGCGAGGCAGAGGCTGGGCTGGCCGGTCATGCGAGAGCTGTTCCGGGCCGTGGCCCGACCGTTGGGCCACAGGACGGAACTCTTCCACGGGCTACGGGTCCTGGCCCTGGACGGAATGCTGCTGGCCGTCCCCGACTCGCCCGGCAACCGGGAAACGTTCGGCAAGTCCGGCTCGCAACGCAGTCCGATGGGCTATCCGCAGGCCCGGGTGGTCGCGGTGTCGGAGTGCTCGTCGCACGCGGTACTGGACGCGGTGATCGGCGGCTGGAAGGACTCCGAGCGGATCGTGTCCGACGAACTGGAAGCCCATATCGGGGCCGGGACACTGGTCTTGGCCGACCGCGGACTTTGGGGCCTGGCCCGCTGGCACCGCTTTCGCGACCGGGGCGCCCACCTGCTGTGGAGGATCGAGCGGCGGGCCGCCCGCAGGGTCCAGGACGTCCTGCCGGACGGAAGTTACCTGGCCCGGATCCAGGCGAACAAGCACGCCAAGGCTGCCGGAACCGTCAAAGCTCCACCAGCTCTGGTGAGAGTGATTGAGTACCGCGTCGACGGCCAGGCGGACGTGATCCGGCTTGTCACCAGCCTGACGGACCATGAGGAGTATCCGGCCGCCGAACTCGCCACCCTGTATGCCCGGCGCTGGGAGATCGAGATCGTCTTCGACGAGATCAAGACTCACCAGCGCGGCAGACCGGTCCTGCGATCGCAGACTCCGGACGGGGTCAGGCAGGAGATCTATGCCCACCTGATCGTCCACCACGCGACCCGCGACCTGCTCAACGAGGTGGCCCGGATCGCGCAGACTTCCGCCGATCGGACATCGTTTACCCGGGCCCTGCATGTGGTCCGCCGCTCGGTGATCGCGCCGTGCGGCTTTTCCCCCCTCAGCCCGAAATCACGACCGTCTGCTCGGCCTTGCCGAGATCCGCTGGTCTCTCCTGCCACGACGACGCTCACGCGACTGCCCCCGCAAACTGAAGTCGTCGATCACCCCGTTCAGCAGCAAGGCCCCCGACGAACCTGCTAG
- a CDS encoding MerR family transcriptional regulator has protein sequence MEELAKEAGITVRTLRFYRERKLIPPPRREGRIAWYDHTHLARLRTISALLERGHTLNGIAELAEAFDHGRDVGELLGLGEPTEETPVRLSPEELADVFAGQATPENLAAALDLGYLGTDGGEIVHISRRLLDVSAALVREGIPLADVLTAARRVRDHADALADLFAGIVLTENRTTEDLKRLRPLAKSVVEAELSMALDRRLRDYNS, from the coding sequence ATGGAGGAGCTGGCCAAGGAGGCCGGCATCACCGTGCGCACCCTGCGCTTCTACCGGGAACGCAAGCTGATACCGCCGCCCCGACGCGAGGGCCGTATCGCCTGGTACGACCACACACACCTGGCCCGCCTGCGCACGATCTCGGCGCTGCTCGAACGCGGCCACACGCTCAACGGCATCGCGGAGCTGGCCGAGGCCTTCGACCACGGCCGTGACGTCGGTGAACTCCTCGGCCTGGGCGAGCCCACCGAGGAGACCCCCGTCCGCCTCTCCCCCGAGGAACTCGCCGACGTCTTCGCCGGCCAGGCCACCCCGGAGAACCTCGCCGCGGCCCTCGACCTCGGCTATCTCGGCACCGACGGCGGCGAGATCGTCCACATCAGCCGCCGCCTGCTCGACGTCTCGGCGGCCCTGGTCCGCGAGGGCATCCCCCTGGCCGACGTCCTCACCGCCGCCCGCCGCGTCCGCGACCACGCCGACGCCCTCGCCGACCTCTTCGCCGGCATCGTCCTCACGGAGAACCGCACCACCGAAGACCTCAAACGCCTGCGCCCCCTGGCGAAGAGCGTGGTGGAGGCCGAACTGTCGATGGCTCTGGACCGGCGGCTGCGGGACTACAACTCGTAG
- a CDS encoding exodeoxyribonuclease III gives MLTVTSVNVNGLRAAAKKGFVEWLAETSADVLCLQEVRAEPGQLPEEVRAPVGWHVVHAPAAAKGRAGVSLYTRREPDRVRIGFGSEEFDSGGRYVEADLPGVTVASLYLPSGEVGTERQDEKVRFMDEFLAHLKELRERAAADGREVVVCGDWNIAHQEADLKNWRANKKNSGFLPEEREWLGRVLDADDGGYVDVVRALHPDVEGPYSWWSYRGRAFDNDSGWRIDYHVSTPGLAGKAVKGFVERAATHAERWSDHAPVTVVYEL, from the coding sequence GTGCTGACTGTTACCTCGGTGAATGTGAACGGGCTCCGGGCCGCCGCGAAGAAGGGCTTCGTGGAGTGGCTCGCGGAGACCTCCGCGGACGTGCTGTGCCTTCAGGAGGTGCGGGCCGAGCCCGGGCAGCTGCCCGAGGAGGTGCGGGCGCCGGTGGGGTGGCACGTCGTGCACGCCCCCGCGGCGGCCAAGGGGCGCGCGGGCGTCTCCCTGTACACCCGGCGCGAGCCCGACCGGGTACGGATCGGGTTCGGGTCCGAGGAGTTCGACTCCGGTGGACGCTACGTCGAGGCCGACCTGCCCGGTGTCACCGTCGCCAGCCTCTACCTGCCGTCCGGCGAGGTCGGAACCGAACGGCAGGACGAGAAGGTCCGGTTCATGGACGAGTTCCTCGCCCACCTGAAGGAGCTGCGTGAGCGCGCCGCCGCCGATGGGCGCGAGGTCGTCGTCTGCGGCGACTGGAACATCGCCCACCAGGAGGCCGACCTCAAGAACTGGCGTGCCAACAAGAAGAACTCCGGCTTCCTGCCCGAGGAGCGCGAGTGGCTGGGACGGGTCCTGGACGCGGACGACGGCGGGTACGTCGACGTCGTACGGGCACTGCACCCGGACGTCGAGGGGCCGTACTCGTGGTGGTCGTACCGGGGACGGGCCTTCGACAACGACAGCGGATGGCGCATCGACTACCACGTCTCGACGCCGGGGCTCGCGGGCAAGGCCGTGAAGGGGTTCGTGGAGCGGGCGGCGACGCACGCGGAGCGCTGGTCCGACCATGCGCCGGTGACGGTCGTCTACGAGTTGTAG
- a CDS encoding alpha/beta hydrolase, which produces MSRLTQVEHGAYAPPAPARELTAVSADGARLHVEVHGPEDNPAAPVVVLAHGWTCSTAFWAAQIRDLAVDHRVIAYDQRGHGRSPASETCTADALADDLEAVLAATLAPGEKAVLVGHSMGGMTLMAASARPRFQEHAVAALLCSTGSSRLVAEARVVPMPAGWLRTQVTKRILGSAAPLGPVTPLARRILKYATMGAGSSPGMVEACARIVHACPRTVRHAWSKVLDLLDLDHGVRALTVPTAVVVGTADRLTPVVHARALVATLPNCVGVTELTGLGHMTPVEAPEMVTARIRELVSTYAEIKEGSA; this is translated from the coding sequence GTGAGTCGACTGACGCAGGTGGAGCACGGGGCGTACGCGCCGCCCGCGCCCGCGCGCGAACTGACCGCCGTCTCCGCCGACGGCGCCCGGTTGCACGTGGAGGTGCACGGACCCGAGGACAACCCGGCCGCGCCCGTCGTCGTCCTCGCGCACGGCTGGACCTGTTCGACCGCCTTCTGGGCGGCGCAGATACGGGACCTCGCCGTCGATCACCGGGTGATCGCGTACGACCAGCGCGGGCACGGCCGCAGTCCCGCGAGCGAGACGTGCACCGCGGACGCGCTCGCCGACGACCTGGAAGCCGTGCTCGCGGCCACGCTCGCGCCCGGCGAGAAGGCCGTGCTCGTCGGGCACTCCATGGGCGGGATGACGCTGATGGCGGCCTCGGCGCGGCCGCGTTTCCAGGAGCACGCGGTGGCGGCCCTGCTGTGCAGCACGGGCAGTTCGCGGCTGGTGGCCGAGGCGCGGGTGGTGCCGATGCCGGCCGGGTGGCTGCGGACCCAGGTGACCAAGAGGATCCTCGGGTCGGCCGCGCCGCTCGGGCCCGTCACACCGCTCGCCCGGCGGATCCTCAAGTACGCGACCATGGGCGCCGGTTCGTCACCGGGCATGGTGGAGGCGTGCGCGCGGATCGTGCACGCCTGTCCGCGCACGGTGCGACACGCCTGGTCGAAGGTGCTCGACCTGCTCGATCTCGACCACGGCGTCCGGGCGTTGACGGTGCCGACGGCCGTGGTGGTGGGTACGGCGGACCGGCTGACGCCCGTGGTGCACGCGCGCGCCCTGGTCGCGACCCTGCCGAACTGTGTCGGCGTCACCGAACTGACCGGGCTCGGGCACATGACACCGGTGGAGGCGCCGGAAATGGTCACCGCCCGCATACGCGAACTCGTCTCCACCTACGCAGAGATCAAGGAGGGCAGCGCATGA
- a CDS encoding GNAT family N-acetyltransferase, whose amino-acid sequence MSIRPVPYDHPDAVKLNDQVQAEYAERYGDEGDVTPLEASMFKPPLGLYLLAYDERDRPIASGGWRGQDRNDEGYADGDAELKRMYVTPEARGLGLARRILAALEDDARAAGRTRMVLETGAKQPEAVALYLSSGYEPCAKFGYYRFHELSLCYAKPLTIQ is encoded by the coding sequence ATGAGTATCCGCCCGGTCCCGTACGACCACCCCGACGCCGTCAAACTGAACGACCAAGTGCAGGCCGAATACGCCGAGCGCTACGGCGATGAGGGTGATGTCACACCGCTCGAGGCGTCGATGTTCAAGCCGCCGCTCGGCCTGTACCTCCTCGCCTACGACGAGCGGGACCGCCCGATCGCGTCCGGCGGCTGGCGCGGCCAGGACAGGAACGACGAGGGGTACGCGGACGGCGACGCCGAGCTCAAGCGCATGTACGTGACCCCGGAGGCCCGCGGTCTCGGCCTCGCCCGCCGCATCCTGGCCGCCCTGGAGGACGACGCCCGCGCGGCCGGTCGCACCCGCATGGTCCTGGAGACCGGCGCCAAGCAGCCCGAGGCGGTCGCCCTCTACCTCTCCAGCGGCTACGAGCCCTGTGCCAAGTTCGGCTACTACCGCTTCCACGAACTGAGCCTCTGCTACGCCAAGCCGCTGACCATTCAGTGA
- a CDS encoding TetR/AcrR family transcriptional regulator, whose protein sequence is MAEAATVRRSRITPEREAELYAAVLELLREVGYDALTMDAVAARTRSSKATLYRQWGGKAELVVKALRHEKPITSDIDTGSLRGDFHAMVRREDDCHMEQNSALMRGLATALHGNPDLLRAFREWIIEPETEMLREILRRAVDRGEVRADNPAQDYVLHMMIGAFAVRGIVDELPPTQDFLTSYMDAVILPALGA, encoded by the coding sequence ATGGCTGAAGCCGCAACGGTGCGTCGCAGTCGGATCACCCCCGAGCGCGAGGCCGAGCTGTACGCGGCCGTGCTCGAACTGCTCCGAGAGGTCGGCTACGACGCCCTGACCATGGACGCCGTCGCCGCCCGCACCCGGTCGAGCAAGGCCACCCTCTACCGCCAGTGGGGCGGCAAGGCCGAGCTCGTCGTGAAGGCGCTGCGGCACGAGAAGCCGATCACCAGTGACATCGACACCGGGTCCCTGCGGGGCGACTTCCACGCCATGGTGAGGCGTGAGGACGACTGCCACATGGAGCAGAACTCCGCGCTGATGCGGGGTCTGGCCACGGCACTGCACGGGAACCCCGATCTCCTGCGCGCCTTCCGCGAGTGGATCATCGAGCCGGAGACCGAGATGCTCCGCGAGATCCTGCGGCGGGCCGTCGATCGAGGTGAGGTCCGGGCGGACAACCCCGCCCAGGACTACGTGCTGCACATGATGATCGGCGCCTTCGCGGTGCGCGGCATCGTCGACGAACTGCCACCCACCCAGGACTTCCTCACCTCGTACATGGACGCCGTGATCCTCCCCGCTCTCGGCGCCTGA